The Humulus lupulus chromosome 7, drHumLupu1.1, whole genome shotgun sequence region ctatttatatatactatagaattataatttattctattatatatatttaaaaaaaacagtgaaccaatttttattaaaattattcacaatatttacaattttaaaagtAAGCAAACTTACATTCCACGTTgtttttacctagtatatatatatatataaatatatattaaatgcaAGCAattttaagtttttatgattatcGTAtacatttcaaataaataaataaataatatttttcttaaattttcataactgttatataaatttcaaataaataaagaatattatatacaaaagaatgacataaacatattaaaataaattaaattaaaacattatttataattttttttaaaaaaatataatataataatgttttagattacAAAATACCCAAtttaaatttcataaaaattaaaattatatattattataataatatttataaaatttaaatttatattaatataattattaaatatttgtattatatattataataatgatattttataatatttgaatttaaatttatattaatataattattataaaaattatattttataatatttgaatttaaatttatgttaataaatattattataatattcttGTTATACTAATTAATTTGTTACTGATTCTTATCCATatcaatttttaaaattaaaaaaagatataTTTTCGAGGGATTTTTATCCCTAGTTAAATTAGGAAACtaattatttccttttttttatatTACCACACATACTTGATTGTTAAGAAATTAAACCTATAAATATAGACTTGCATTGATTTGATTGAGAAGATATTTCCTTTTTTTTCCCTAGCCGTAGCCACTGAAGATGAGTCCCACCGAACAACCCACAAGTAAATcttcttcttcagtaaatattaGACAAGTATGGCAGGAAAATCTTCTCGACGAGTTCGATCACATCGGAAAACTCATTACTCGTTTTTCCTACATCTCAATGGACACAGAGTTTCCCGGGTGTGTGATTCGGCCGATGAACCCAAACTCAGCGCCGAATCATCATCACAAACTTCACCCTTTCCATCAATACCAACTGATCAAACACAACGTCGACATTCTCAACCTCATACAAGTAGGCCTCACACTAACGGATTCCGACGGGAACTTGCCGAAACTTGACGGCGAAAACTCCATCATATGGCAATTCAACTTTAAAGATTTTGATATAAGCCGTGACATGTGCGCTCCAGACTCCATCCACATGTTGAAGAAACAGGGAATTGATTTCGAGCGAAACCGCTCCGAGGGAATCAACTCCGCTCACTTTGCCGCTCTCATGATGCACTACAAACTCGTCTGCAACAACGACATTACGTGGGTCACTTTCCACAGCGCCTACGATTTTGGGTATCTCGTAAAAATTCTCACTCGTAGACGTCTTCCTAATTTCTTACCAGAATTTCTGTGTGTTGTGAACGAGTTGTTTGGTCACAATGTCTACGATATGAAGCACCTGATGCGGTTCTGTCCTGGTCTGTACGGAGGTTTGGAACATGTTGCCCGGGCACTACAAATCATACGTGAAGTCGGACTCAGTCATCAAGCTGCATCGGATAGCTTGCTAACATGGCGGACCTTTCATAAGATGAGACTGACATGTTTTGATTGCCAGAACAAGGATTTGAAGACACATGCTGGTGTACTGTATGGCTTAGAAATATACTGTGTTTGAGGGTAGATTATGCTATACTTTAGATTTGTCCAGTATATATCTAGTAGAGTAATCTTGTTTAGGCTTTTCAAGTTTTCTAGTGCAACTTAAGTCAAAGATTTTCAAATATATTAGTTTGATGTTTAACAGTTAAACTCATTGGTATGTATCTTGAAACCCCAAACATACTTATCAATATCATTATGCCTGATCTGATTAAAAGAAATGTGAAAGTGACTCTTTTGATTAATCCATTAACCAACATCCTCTGTTGCGTGCCTCACCagattaaaaaattgttttttagaATCTCAACACCTATATAGAGaagtttaaaatataattatacaaaaactttaaaatattattatagtgCTTTGAAAATAATACATACAAATGAATAAACATTAAATTAGGTAATACAATTAGATAGTGTGTACAAAGCATGAAATTGCATGAATTAACAGTACTGATACAATTCCATATATTCTTTTCATTCCCCTAAAAAAAACACATACACAAACTAGAGAAGTCCTCTGAACTAATTGTGAAGTGCATACAaaataatgttttaaaattaCTTGAGTATTGCTAAGAGTCACATCACAAGGAGTTGGTCGGATTTTGAAggagtagttttttttttttaaaatgatcaTTTTTCCTTATTTAGATTCAAAGATGAGAAAACTGAAAAAAGAAGAAGTTAAAATCAAATTTAATGAAAGTGTATATTTGCGGTGAAAATATCCAagttattatatttataaaactTAAGTACTCAAGTTATTTTTTTGACGGCAAAAGTACATTTCATTGTGACTCGTAGCAAAAGTATCCAATTAAATAGATTTTTGAGGTGAAAGTACAAAATTAAAGGGTTATTTGCGGCTAAAATACCTAATTTAAGATATATTTGTGGCAAAAATAGTTATAACTAAATTTCACACCATATATGCGGACTTAAAGGTGAAACAAACAGTTGCACTAAGCTGTACCAATACATGAACGGAAGGTATATTCGCCACAAAAAATAACTTAGTTATTTAAGTGCTAAGAACACAATAATTTAGATGCAAATATcactaataaaaatatatttttagccATTATATTTgcaccaaaaaatatatatacaccctatgaattaaaaaaattaatttttaacactttctcattattttttttttacattctttaattttttttttgtcaatttcaataattttgttttcacaattttttaaaaataatgtataattttgtataaaaaaacggttattttaaaaagtttttgtatattttaattttaattttaattttatttgaatatttaaaatatattatttatatgtatttttaaaaatatgaataagaaacaaaaaaattagaaaaatgtcagtataagttaaaaaataatatatatttaataaaaattgggtGTTATAATGAAATTTGGGggtgaaaatataataaattttgaaaaaatttacAATAAAGCCCCAAAACATTTTTCCGTACTGAAGAGCTGAGAAATTAAAGGAGTTTGGTTGGAGAGATAGGAAAGCGTTTGAGCTAGGGTTTAGGACAGGACCTTAAGCAATGACTCGCTTGAGCTCCGACCATGTTCTCAAGGAAAACAACACTCGCGACCCTTCGACCATTGAAGCTCTCAGCCTCAACCATAGAGCTCTCTCCGATGTACGCCATTTCTTATTCCGA contains the following coding sequences:
- the LOC133790020 gene encoding probable CCR4-associated factor 1 homolog 11, which encodes MSPTEQPTSKSSSSVNIRQVWQENLLDEFDHIGKLITRFSYISMDTEFPGCVIRPMNPNSAPNHHHKLHPFHQYQLIKHNVDILNLIQVGLTLTDSDGNLPKLDGENSIIWQFNFKDFDISRDMCAPDSIHMLKKQGIDFERNRSEGINSAHFAALMMHYKLVCNNDITWVTFHSAYDFGYLVKILTRRRLPNFLPEFLCVVNELFGHNVYDMKHLMRFCPGLYGGLEHVARALQIIREVGLSHQAASDSLLTWRTFHKMRLTCFDCQNKDLKTHAGVLYGLEIYCV